Proteins encoded by one window of Microcoleus sp. FACHB-68:
- a CDS encoding PIN domain-containing protein, with protein MKSGALPPVVVVLDIFALMAGRMRDWETYSRVGTCYVPQVVYEQIELLCDSAPEPAQEQVAREFMRFWPKSGWQLTNAHSNHSSLQPAASAEVSGQARLVVAVAQCAYGVAQEQPGKLVVFVSTSLSLLKRMQSLNAPNLCCITSTALLQWARTSQRPSAVTQQMQVLNQASAASSSSGFSSSGNTQSTFGKNQSSSSSGNTQSTFGKNQSSSSQTSSTRSSAPVSSGSSGSSSRLRVPKPASTTKSRTTDATATKKDKSEPVFIRQRPRSVAHVRSFKPNLFVSLISGMIALIALIAAAGIIWQLAQPASFNVFWQKQVMPVWQQKVVPAIPSQMRQQLGIK; from the coding sequence ATGAAATCAGGTGCACTTCCTCCGGTTGTGGTGGTATTAGATATCTTCGCCTTGATGGCCGGCAGAATGCGGGATTGGGAAACCTACTCGCGGGTGGGCACCTGTTATGTGCCTCAAGTGGTTTACGAGCAAATTGAATTGCTGTGTGACAGCGCCCCGGAACCGGCCCAAGAGCAAGTGGCGCGGGAATTTATGCGGTTTTGGCCAAAGAGCGGTTGGCAGCTGACGAATGCTCATAGTAACCATTCATCTCTACAACCGGCAGCCAGTGCAGAGGTAAGCGGGCAAGCGCGACTGGTGGTTGCAGTGGCTCAATGTGCCTACGGTGTGGCGCAAGAACAACCCGGCAAGCTGGTGGTTTTTGTCTCTACGAGTCTGTCGCTATTGAAACGGATGCAATCACTGAATGCCCCAAATCTTTGTTGCATTACCTCGACGGCGCTGTTACAGTGGGCGCGAACCAGCCAGCGTCCGTCGGCAGTTACGCAGCAGATGCAAGTTTTAAATCAGGCATCAGCAGCTTCTTCATCGTCCGGATTCTCCTCTAGTGGAAATACGCAATCCACATTTGGGAAAAATCAAAGCAGCAGTTCCAGTGGAAATACGCAATCCACATTTGGGAAAAACCAAAGCAGCAGTTCGCAAACGTCATCAACTCGCTCGTCGGCACCCGTCTCTTCAGGCTCTTCTGGCAGTTCTAGCCGGCTGCGTGTGCCGAAACCGGCCTCAACGACTAAATCACGAACAACCGATGCAACGGCGACAAAGAAGGACAAGTCTGAGCCGGTTTTTATCCGCCAACGTCCGCGTAGTGTGGCTCACGTTCGCTCTTTTAAACCGAATTTATTCGTTTCGCTAATTTCTGGAATGATAGCGCTGATTGCCCTCATAGCAGCGGCGGGAATCATTTGGCAATTAGCCCAACCGGCGAGTTTCAACGTGTTTTGGCAAAAACAGGTGATGCCGGTGTGGCAGCAAAAAGTTGTGCCGGCTATCCCTAGTCAGATGCGGCAACAATTGGGAATTAAGTAG
- a CDS encoding site-2 protease family protein, whose translation MGIATENAATIAILLIAVGILVWGYYRAKPFGKLGILAWLQSVSLMAPWLIFFGLFAAGLYLNLVSILFLLVASAGLYIFLGNQLRAASQDEALRERIESMLKSSEDLDAIAEKAAENLTNSEPSISAPLPANRPADVLPIPSEDLKTIQEIFGIDTFFATETISYQNGAIFKGNLRGEPEKVYTRLAAQLQQRLDERYRLFMVPNQEDKPVVIVLPSSNDPQPLTLSQKILSLVLLLATIATTFETGGLFLNFDFFNETSRLGEILPFSAGIWAVLLAHEIGHQVIAKRHNVRFSWPFFIPAWQLGSFGALNRFESLLPNRQVLFDVAFAGPAAGGIVSLAMLLVGLVLSHEGSLFQVPSEFFKGSILVGSLAKVVLGSALQQSLVDVHPLTIIGWLGLVLTAINLMPAGQLDGGRVVQAIYGRKIAGRTTVATLIVLALTSFVNPLALYWAIAIVFLQRDLERPSLNELTEPDDARAALGLLALFLMLATLIPFAPSFAGRLGIGG comes from the coding sequence ATGGGTATTGCAACAGAGAATGCCGCAACGATTGCAATTTTACTAATTGCTGTAGGCATATTGGTCTGGGGGTATTATCGGGCCAAGCCATTCGGCAAACTGGGAATTTTAGCCTGGTTGCAGTCGGTATCATTAATGGCTCCCTGGTTGATATTTTTTGGTTTGTTCGCCGCCGGCTTGTACCTTAACCTCGTCAGCATCCTATTTTTGTTGGTCGCTTCAGCTGGGCTGTATATCTTCTTAGGCAATCAGTTGCGAGCAGCCAGTCAGGATGAGGCGCTGCGAGAACGAATTGAGTCAATGTTGAAGTCTAGCGAAGATTTAGATGCCATCGCTGAAAAGGCGGCTGAGAATCTCACCAACAGTGAACCCTCTATCTCAGCACCGCTGCCGGCAAACCGTCCAGCAGATGTACTTCCCATCCCATCTGAGGATCTCAAAACAATCCAGGAAATTTTTGGGATTGATACGTTTTTTGCAACTGAAACGATCTCCTATCAAAATGGAGCAATTTTCAAGGGCAATCTGCGCGGAGAACCTGAAAAGGTTTACACCCGCTTAGCTGCCCAGTTGCAGCAGCGATTGGATGAGCGCTACCGGCTGTTTATGGTTCCCAACCAAGAAGATAAGCCGGTTGTGATTGTTTTGCCTAGCAGCAATGATCCGCAACCATTGACTTTAAGCCAAAAAATTCTCTCGCTTGTCCTACTACTAGCCACCATAGCCACCACGTTTGAGACGGGCGGATTGTTTCTCAATTTTGATTTCTTTAATGAAACGAGCCGGCTTGGGGAAATTTTGCCCTTCAGTGCCGGCATCTGGGCGGTTTTATTAGCGCACGAAATTGGCCACCAAGTGATAGCCAAACGTCATAACGTTCGCTTCAGTTGGCCTTTCTTCATTCCCGCTTGGCAACTCGGCTCGTTTGGGGCTTTGAACCGATTTGAGTCACTGTTGCCCAACCGGCAGGTGTTGTTTGATGTTGCCTTTGCAGGGCCGGCAGCCGGTGGCATTGTTTCATTGGCAATGCTGCTCGTCGGGTTGGTACTTTCTCATGAAGGAAGTTTATTTCAAGTTCCTTCTGAGTTTTTCAAAGGCTCTATTTTAGTTGGCAGTTTGGCAAAAGTTGTTTTGGGTTCCGCCCTGCAACAGTCTCTCGTTGATGTTCACCCACTCACAATCATCGGGTGGCTGGGGTTGGTGCTGACCGCAATTAACTTAATGCCCGCCGGCCAGTTGGATGGGGGTCGTGTTGTGCAAGCGATTTACGGTCGCAAAATTGCCGGTCGCACGACTGTCGCCACTTTAATTGTGCTTGCACTGACATCCTTCGTAAATCCTTTAGCCCTATATTGGGCAATTGCCATCGTGTTTCTGCAAAGGGATTTAGAACGCCCTAGTCTAAATGAGCTAACAGAACCTGATGATGCCCGTGCGGCTTTGGGTTTACTGGCTTTATTTCTGATGCTAGCAACGCTGATTCCCTTCGCTCCAAGCTTTGCCGGTCGTCTGGGCATCGGCGGCTGA
- a CDS encoding class II aldolase/adducin family protein gives MKLEIPKPPKFDRIEDERRHRQERLAAAFRLFARYGFDEGVAGHITVRDPEFEDHFWVNPFGMYFGHIRVSDLLLVNHHGEVVKGSRPVNAAAFAIHSQVHAARPDVVAAAHAHSMYGKTWSTLGRLLDPLTQDACGFYEDHALFDDYTGVVLELEEGKRIAEVLGENKALILRNHGLLTVGHTVDEAAWWFIKMERSCQAQLMAEAAGKPVLIQPDSARLAQTQVGSHQIGWFSFQPLYEMIVRQQPDLLN, from the coding sequence ATGAAATTAGAGATCCCTAAACCGCCCAAATTTGATCGAATCGAGGATGAGCGCCGGCACCGGCAGGAACGCTTGGCGGCAGCCTTCCGCTTATTTGCCCGCTATGGATTTGATGAAGGAGTTGCCGGCCACATCACTGTGCGCGATCCCGAATTTGAAGACCACTTTTGGGTAAATCCCTTTGGGATGTACTTCGGGCATATTCGAGTTTCAGACCTTTTGCTGGTTAACCATCACGGCGAAGTGGTTAAGGGCAGCCGGCCTGTAAACGCAGCAGCTTTTGCGATTCACTCGCAAGTTCATGCAGCGCGGCCTGATGTGGTGGCAGCGGCTCATGCCCATTCAATGTATGGCAAAACCTGGTCAACTCTTGGTCGTCTCCTCGATCCTCTCACGCAGGATGCCTGCGGTTTTTACGAAGATCACGCTTTGTTCGATGACTACACCGGCGTTGTTCTTGAGTTAGAAGAAGGCAAACGCATCGCAGAAGTTTTGGGCGAAAACAAAGCTTTGATTCTGCGTAACCACGGGTTATTGACAGTCGGGCATACAGTGGATGAAGCAGCCTGGTGGTTTATTAAGATGGAACGGTCATGTCAAGCGCAGTTAATGGCGGAAGCAGCGGGAAAGCCGGTGTTAATTCAACCCGATAGCGCCCGTCTGGCCCAAACTCAAGTAGGTTCCCACCAGATTGGGTGGTTTAGTTTTCAACCATTGTATGAAATGATTGTGCGCCAGCAACCGGATCTCTTAAATTGA
- a CDS encoding serine/threonine-protein kinase: MSYCLNPDCQNPQNHNGTGFCQSCGAKLLLKDRYQVIQLLGQGATGRTFLAVDEDQPSQPRCVIKQFFGENVTDAAVSSPSAQGIKHRHSKTFSQTAKQLDELGKHPLIPELWASFEQDGHQYLVKKYIEGENLALEVADTGTFSEPQIRELLKDLLPVLSFAHNHQIVHGDIKPENIIRRPDGKLILVDYGDVTLTGTSLPAQRRVSGSAEYIAPEQTQGKATPSSDLYSLGVTCIHLLTQLSPFDLFDIKTETWVWRDYLSAPVNPHLGAILDKLLERSPKKRYQSAALVLKDLNSWALVSPATPHKTRLAAGAIGGATIAILMATLSARVPAPVPHSAYNPEEMPITLPDLSYSAPRLDSNIQPLRTFAVDSGPFWSVAVSGDGQTLATGSYDGTVQLWDLGSSQLKTILAGHFGAVWTVAISPDGQTLATGSEDKTIKIWDLRTGELRDTLNGHSEAIFSLAFSPDGQTLASASEDNTIKLWNWRAGNQQRTLRGHSEEVQSVAFSPDGQTLASGSSDDTVKLWNWRTGQLRHTLKGHSDAVWSVAISPDGTTLATGSWDNTIKLWDLDSGLLVNTFIGHSDQIQSVAFSPDGRTLASGDMDGTIKLWQLGTGGLVGTLKGHSSWVKLAFSPQGQTLISGSFDDTIKMWSLCP; this comes from the coding sequence ATGAGTTATTGCCTCAATCCCGATTGCCAGAATCCCCAGAATCATAATGGTACAGGTTTTTGCCAGAGCTGCGGAGCAAAATTGCTGCTCAAAGATCGCTACCAGGTCATACAACTCCTAGGTCAAGGCGCTACGGGGCGAACCTTTCTCGCAGTAGACGAAGATCAACCTTCTCAACCCCGCTGCGTAATTAAGCAGTTTTTCGGTGAAAACGTCACAGATGCGGCTGTTTCCTCACCCTCAGCACAAGGGATAAAACACCGGCATTCAAAAACGTTTTCCCAAACCGCAAAACAGCTAGATGAATTAGGCAAACATCCTTTGATTCCTGAGTTGTGGGCATCTTTTGAACAAGATGGCCACCAATATTTGGTGAAAAAGTATATAGAAGGGGAAAACTTAGCCTTAGAAGTCGCAGACACCGGCACTTTCAGCGAACCCCAAATCCGCGAATTATTGAAAGATCTGCTGCCGGTACTCAGCTTCGCGCACAACCACCAAATTGTTCACGGTGATATTAAACCAGAAAATATCATTCGCCGGCCTGACGGCAAGCTGATTTTAGTTGATTATGGTGATGTGACACTGACGGGCACCAGTCTGCCGGCACAAAGACGCGTTAGCGGTTCTGCCGAATACATCGCCCCAGAACAAACCCAAGGCAAAGCCACTCCCAGCAGCGACCTCTACAGCTTAGGCGTCACCTGCATTCACCTGCTGACTCAGCTATCTCCCTTTGATCTGTTTGATATTAAAACAGAAACTTGGGTGTGGCGGGATTATTTAAGTGCGCCGGTGAATCCTCACCTAGGCGCGATCCTCGACAAACTGCTGGAACGCAGCCCTAAAAAGCGCTACCAATCAGCCGCCCTAGTCCTCAAAGACCTGAATTCCTGGGCACTGGTGTCGCCGGCAACACCGCACAAAACACGGTTAGCGGCAGGTGCTATCGGCGGTGCAACCATCGCAATTTTGATGGCAACACTCAGCGCTCGTGTGCCGGCTCCTGTGCCACACAGCGCTTATAACCCCGAAGAAATGCCCATTACCCTGCCAGACCTCAGCTACTCAGCCCCCCGTCTGGACAGTAACATTCAACCCCTGCGAACGTTTGCGGTTGATAGCGGCCCATTTTGGTCAGTCGCCGTCAGTGGCGATGGCCAAACCCTTGCCACCGGCAGTTATGACGGCACCGTTCAACTATGGGATCTCGGCAGTAGCCAACTGAAAACCATTCTAGCCGGCCACTTTGGTGCAGTTTGGACAGTCGCCATTAGCCCGGATGGCCAAACCCTTGCCACCGGCAGTGAAGACAAAACCATCAAAATCTGGGATCTTCGCACTGGCGAACTGCGCGACACCTTGAACGGTCACTCAGAAGCCATTTTTTCCCTCGCCTTTAGCCCAGATGGCCAGACTCTAGCCAGCGCCAGTGAAGACAACACAATTAAACTGTGGAATTGGCGGGCCGGCAACCAGCAGCGAACCCTGCGGGGACACTCTGAAGAAGTTCAGTCCGTTGCCTTCAGCCCAGACGGCCAAACTTTAGCCAGTGGCAGTTCTGATGACACCGTTAAGCTGTGGAATTGGCGCACAGGACAACTACGGCACACCCTTAAAGGTCACTCAGACGCCGTTTGGTCAGTTGCTATCAGCCCAGATGGTACAACCCTCGCTACTGGCAGCTGGGATAACACCATCAAGCTGTGGGATTTAGACAGCGGACTGTTGGTGAATACCTTTATCGGTCATTCCGACCAAATTCAATCCGTTGCTTTTAGCCCCGATGGCCGAACCCTCGCTAGTGGCGATATGGACGGCACGATCAAGCTGTGGCAGTTGGGCACCGGCGGTTTAGTTGGCACTTTAAAAGGACATTCATCGTGGGTGAAACTGGCTTTCAGTCCACAAGGTCAAACCCTAATTAGTGGCAGTTTTGACGACACGATTAAGATGTGGAGTTTGTGCCCCTAG
- a CDS encoding Rrf2 family transcriptional regulator, with protein MKLTTRGHYSVKALLDLSLQPNFGPASVKAISQRQDLPAPYLEKLLIEMRKAGLVESVRGVQGGYQLAKPPAHISLGQILEAVGETIEPLPHHSPDTEQAEDWVTYTVWNRLHQKLKEALYSISLEDLYYDARSWQAAQGEEASFVI; from the coding sequence ATGAAACTAACCACTCGTGGACACTACAGCGTCAAAGCACTGTTGGATTTAAGTCTGCAACCCAACTTTGGCCCTGCCTCTGTAAAAGCGATCTCACAGCGACAAGATTTACCGGCACCTTATTTAGAAAAACTGTTAATAGAGATGCGGAAAGCCGGCTTGGTTGAATCTGTGCGCGGTGTTCAAGGTGGCTATCAGCTTGCCAAACCGCCGGCGCACATCAGTCTGGGGCAAATTCTTGAAGCCGTCGGAGAAACTATCGAACCGCTACCTCACCACTCTCCCGACACAGAACAAGCTGAAGATTGGGTGACTTATACGGTATGGAACCGGCTGCACCAAAAACTCAAAGAAGCACTCTACAGCATTTCCCTAGAAGACCTTTATTATGACGCTCGCAGCTGGCAAGCAGCCCAAGGAGAAGAAGCCAGCTTTGTCATTTAA
- a CDS encoding AbrB family transcriptional regulator gives MSKKKKIEPLTGEGLLQRVKDLENLSKEEKAKACGYYTVTKNGVERVNMMKFLNALIDAEGIELDGKQNGNGRGGRSASYRISVQSNGNLLIGAAYTKQMELRPGDEFEISLGRKHIHLKQLDAEQEEAA, from the coding sequence ATGAGCAAAAAGAAAAAAATAGAACCACTAACTGGCGAAGGGCTTCTCCAGAGAGTTAAAGACCTGGAAAACCTGAGTAAGGAAGAAAAAGCCAAGGCGTGCGGCTACTACACCGTCACAAAAAATGGTGTGGAACGTGTCAATATGATGAAATTCCTTAATGCTCTGATTGATGCTGAGGGAATCGAATTAGATGGCAAGCAAAACGGCAATGGACGTGGCGGACGCAGTGCTAGCTACCGGATTAGTGTGCAGTCTAATGGAAACTTGCTGATTGGTGCCGCTTACACCAAACAGATGGAACTCAGACCGGGAGATGAATTTGAAATTTCCTTGGGACGCAAACATATTCATCTGAAACAACTTGATGCGGAGCAAGAGGAAGCAGCCTGA
- a CDS encoding Dps family protein — protein sequence MAETQSALRPFGHMAENVVLLEHSVTAPVCEGMNAVLASFQALYLQYQKHHFVVEGAEFYSLHNFFQESYDEVQEHVHELGERLNGLGGIPAASFSKLAELCCFTPEPDGVYTCRQMVEHDLEAEQAMIGLIRRQAGQAESLGDRATRYLYETILLKTEERAYHLAHFLAPDTLVVFR from the coding sequence ATGGCTGAAACTCAGAGTGCATTGCGTCCCTTCGGCCACATGGCAGAAAATGTGGTTTTGCTTGAACATTCCGTAACAGCGCCAGTCTGTGAAGGGATGAACGCCGTCTTGGCGAGTTTTCAAGCGCTTTACTTGCAATATCAAAAGCATCATTTTGTCGTAGAGGGTGCGGAGTTCTATTCTCTGCACAACTTCTTCCAAGAAAGCTACGACGAAGTTCAAGAGCACGTTCATGAGCTAGGTGAACGCTTGAACGGCTTGGGGGGAATACCGGCAGCCAGCTTTAGCAAACTTGCGGAGTTATGCTGCTTTACCCCAGAACCGGATGGCGTCTATACTTGCCGCCAGATGGTGGAGCATGACTTAGAAGCTGAGCAAGCAATGATTGGGCTGATCCGCCGTCAAGCCGGCCAAGCAGAAAGTTTGGGCGATCGCGCCACCCGCTATCTGTATGAAACAATCTTGCTCAAAACCGAAGAACGGGCTTACCATCTTGCCCACTTCCTCGCCCCTGATACCTTGGTGGTGTTCCGCTAA
- a CDS encoding Asr1405/Asl0597 family protein: protein MMNQSELEPQIGEIVEISSPDRWQVYQRLQELGIPCCCAIDQPLRVQVNNATAAVQLQSVLRQLTTPRVELASWLDGCWQLSCKKF from the coding sequence ATGATGAATCAATCCGAGCTAGAACCACAGATTGGTGAAATTGTTGAGATCAGCTCGCCAGACCGCTGGCAAGTGTATCAGCGGCTACAGGAGCTGGGTATTCCTTGTTGCTGTGCCATTGACCAGCCATTACGAGTTCAGGTCAACAATGCAACCGCTGCCGTTCAACTCCAGAGTGTTTTAAGACAGTTAACGACGCCGCGTGTTGAGCTAGCAAGCTGGTTAGATGGCTGCTGGCAGCTCAGCTGTAAAAAGTTTTGA
- a CDS encoding (2Fe-2S) ferredoxin domain-containing protein: protein MGKSNKQISDFSIEGRFLSFVLEDGYKIKYLRLATGEGEFWIKLSKPLRGSVEQSLIPGSWVRVVGEKKLEADTGKLKLKAHLVEPAHPANQVATAVPVPAPAAKPKATILVCQKSDCCKRGAQQVCQALEKTICDRGLEGEVTVKGTGCLKQCKAGPAVVVLPDKTRYTRLHPSEVPALVDKHFSGNLTPEVAGKSH from the coding sequence ATGGGAAAATCTAATAAACAAATCTCTGATTTCAGCATTGAGGGACGATTCCTCAGTTTTGTATTAGAAGACGGTTATAAAATTAAGTACCTGCGACTGGCGACTGGAGAGGGTGAATTTTGGATTAAACTCTCTAAACCGTTAAGGGGTTCTGTCGAGCAATCTTTGATACCGGGTAGCTGGGTGCGGGTTGTTGGCGAGAAGAAACTCGAAGCCGACACCGGCAAACTTAAACTGAAGGCACATCTCGTTGAGCCGGCGCATCCCGCTAATCAAGTTGCAACGGCTGTCCCTGTGCCGGCACCGGCTGCTAAACCCAAAGCCACAATTTTAGTTTGTCAAAAATCAGATTGTTGCAAGCGTGGTGCTCAGCAAGTTTGCCAAGCTTTAGAAAAAACGATATGCGATCGCGGGTTAGAAGGCGAAGTAACGGTTAAAGGCACCGGCTGCCTGAAGCAGTGTAAAGCAGGGCCAGCCGTTGTGGTGTTGCCAGATAAAACTCGCTATACGCGGCTTCACCCTTCAGAAGTTCCAGCACTTGTAGATAAACATTTTTCTGGTAATTTAACGCCAGAAGTTGCCGGTAAATCTCACTAA
- a CDS encoding carbohydrate porin, with protein MRNPCLEALYRYPLSNNISTTPGAIWLTAPGHNGSNDDIVIETLRITFQF; from the coding sequence TTGCGAAATCCTTGTCTTGAAGCTCTTTACAGATACCCACTCTCAAATAATATTTCCACTACACCTGGGGCGATCTGGCTCACAGCACCCGGTCATAACGGTAGCAACGACGATATTGTAATAGAAACGCTTAGAATAACCTTCCAGTTCTAG
- a CDS encoding serine/threonine-protein kinase yields the protein MSYCLNPNCPKPADPLHNTNRICRHCGSQLVLQNRYRVTRLLGEGGFAKTYEVDDRGQPKVLKVLFLNEPKAVSLFKNEAAVLMRLKHPGIPKVEPDAYFNFLPKHSKAVLHCLVMEKINGPNLEQWLYSRNNKPIPQEIALDWLLQLVDILHRVHQQQFFHRDIKPANIMVRPNGQMVLIDFGSARQVTGTYLAKMGVGQKGTVIASKGYTPPEQDSGHPVPQSDFFALGRTFVHLLTGKHPLDFYNALTDELQWRSNAPQISKPFADFIDHLMARLPGQRPPSTEVMLQRLAEIKQLRQQPSQRQQGQLRFDPLVKFKQKWLTGSAFVLVGCVGVAQAVFYGYFAPRLMSNRTVPVQQQLAIQTPVLAESLDTDTEEDRPQLMAGSTPEKSAGEAKNTSFEKMSLTETLSGHSLDVRSVAISPDNRTLVSGSLDGTILIWDLSTGERRSTLNGHFKAQELVSSVAITPDGQTLVSGSSSYGGTIKIWNLATGELLQTLPKQIEGVSVVAISADGKTIASGSEDMTVKLWDLATGVQLGTLVGHSGPIRGVAFSSDGKTLASGSEDTTIKLWNRNSGELISTLSGNSGKVYSVAFSPDGQTVASGSGDNMIKLWDLQAGCTPGKRCYATRSLSGPSETMYSIAFSSDGEKLAGGSLSGRINIWDAGTGKILQTLPGHSRWVESVTFSPDGKTLASGSGDATVKIWQVGE from the coding sequence ATGAGCTATTGCCTGAATCCCAACTGTCCTAAGCCGGCAGATCCGTTACACAACACAAATCGCATTTGCCGGCACTGCGGCTCTCAGTTAGTGCTGCAAAATCGCTATCGGGTCACTCGTTTGTTAGGGGAAGGTGGGTTTGCCAAAACGTATGAGGTGGATGACCGAGGTCAGCCGAAGGTGCTGAAAGTTCTCTTCCTCAATGAACCCAAAGCCGTTTCCCTATTTAAGAACGAAGCAGCAGTCTTGATGCGGCTGAAGCACCCAGGAATTCCTAAAGTAGAGCCAGATGCCTACTTCAATTTTTTGCCCAAGCATAGCAAAGCGGTTTTGCACTGCCTGGTGATGGAAAAAATTAATGGCCCAAATTTGGAGCAGTGGCTCTACAGTCGCAACAACAAACCCATCCCTCAAGAGATAGCCCTGGACTGGTTGCTACAGCTGGTCGATATCTTGCACAGAGTTCACCAGCAGCAATTTTTTCACAGGGATATTAAGCCGGCTAACATCATGGTGCGGCCTAATGGCCAAATGGTGTTGATTGACTTTGGTAGTGCGCGGCAAGTCACTGGCACCTATTTGGCAAAAATGGGCGTCGGGCAAAAAGGCACGGTGATTGCTTCTAAAGGTTATACCCCACCCGAACAAGACAGTGGCCATCCCGTACCGCAATCAGATTTCTTTGCGTTAGGGCGCACGTTTGTGCATTTGCTCACCGGCAAGCATCCCCTAGATTTTTACAATGCCCTCACCGATGAACTGCAGTGGCGATCAAATGCGCCGCAAATCAGTAAGCCCTTTGCAGATTTTATCGATCACCTGATGGCCCGTCTGCCCGGTCAGCGTCCCCCCAGTACCGAGGTCATGTTGCAGCGCTTGGCAGAAATTAAGCAACTCAGGCAGCAGCCATCTCAGCGCCAGCAGGGCCAGTTGCGGTTTGACCCGTTGGTTAAGTTTAAACAGAAATGGTTAACGGGTAGTGCTTTTGTGCTGGTGGGATGTGTGGGAGTGGCCCAAGCTGTGTTCTATGGTTATTTTGCCCCCCGCTTGATGAGTAATCGGACTGTGCCGGTACAGCAGCAATTAGCGATTCAAACCCCCGTCCTGGCTGAATCTTTGGATACCGACACTGAAGAAGATCGCCCGCAACTGATGGCCGGTTCCACCCCAGAAAAAAGTGCCGGCGAAGCGAAAAACACTTCCTTTGAAAAGATGTCTTTAACAGAGACACTTTCAGGGCATTCTCTAGACGTTCGTTCTGTCGCCATCAGTCCGGACAACCGGACGCTGGTGAGTGGCAGCTTGGATGGGACGATTCTAATTTGGGATTTGTCCACCGGCGAACGCAGAAGCACGCTGAACGGGCATTTCAAAGCCCAAGAATTGGTTTCCTCGGTTGCCATCACTCCAGATGGTCAAACGCTGGTGAGTGGTAGTAGCAGTTATGGTGGCACGATTAAGATTTGGAATTTAGCCACCGGCGAACTTTTGCAGACGCTGCCTAAACAAATAGAAGGCGTTTCTGTCGTGGCCATTAGCGCAGATGGCAAAACCATCGCCAGTGGCAGCGAAGATATGACGGTCAAGTTGTGGGATTTAGCCACTGGGGTTCAGCTAGGCACCTTAGTTGGGCATTCTGGGCCAATTCGCGGCGTCGCTTTCAGCAGCGATGGCAAGACGCTGGCGAGTGGCAGTGAGGACACGACGATCAAGCTGTGGAATCGCAATTCGGGTGAATTAATCAGCACCCTGTCTGGCAATTCGGGGAAGGTTTATTCGGTTGCCTTCAGTCCAGATGGGCAGACGGTCGCCAGTGGCAGTGGTGACAATATGATTAAGCTATGGGATCTGCAGGCCGGCTGTACGCCTGGAAAGCGGTGTTATGCGACGCGCAGTTTGTCCGGCCCTTCAGAGACGATGTATTCTATTGCCTTCAGTTCGGATGGGGAAAAGCTTGCCGGGGGCAGTTTGTCTGGCAGAATCAATATTTGGGATGCCGGCACGGGTAAAATACTGCAGACGCTACCCGGTCATTCCCGGTGGGTTGAATCGGTTACGTTTAGCCCGGATGGTAAAACGCTTGCCAGTGGCAGTGGGGATGCGACTGTGAAGATTTGGCAAGTGGGAGAGTAA
- a CDS encoding Uma2 family endonuclease, with protein MNMQTVPATPPSQQQVPVNSRFILSRISWETFKALLADAGDDRAWRIAYDAGVLEFRMPLQEHEQPKILIAYFVTAIADELEIETMELGALLLVREDLRRAVEPDTCFYIQNESVVRGKSIELPNDPPPDLVIESDYTSSSLNKFTIYASLGVPELWRYRNQILEIYQLAGDRYELCEKSLAFPFLPASEIPGFIEQSKTAGQRATVRAFRSRIREILHDSE; from the coding sequence ATGAATATGCAAACAGTGCCGGCGACTCCTCCCTCACAGCAGCAAGTGCCGGTCAACTCTAGATTTATTTTAAGCCGGATTAGCTGGGAAACTTTTAAAGCTTTGCTTGCAGATGCCGGTGATGATAGAGCTTGGAGAATTGCTTATGACGCAGGAGTTTTAGAATTCAGGATGCCACTGCAAGAACATGAACAACCCAAGATACTTATTGCTTATTTTGTTACAGCCATAGCCGATGAGCTAGAAATTGAGACTATGGAACTCGGTGCTTTACTTTTGGTGCGGGAGGACTTACGCCGTGCTGTAGAACCGGATACTTGTTTTTATATCCAGAATGAATCTGTTGTCCGAGGCAAAAGTATTGAACTGCCAAATGACCCCCCACCAGATTTAGTAATAGAGTCAGATTACACAAGTTCTTCCTTAAATAAATTCACAATTTACGCATCTCTTGGCGTTCCTGAATTGTGGAGATATCGCAATCAAATTCTTGAAATTTATCAACTTGCCGGGGATAGATACGAATTATGTGAAAAAAGTCTGGCTTTTCCTTTTTTACCAGCCTCTGAAATCCCTGGGTTTATCGAACAAAGTAAAACTGCTGGTCAAAGAGCCACAGTCCGTGCATTTCGCTCACGAATTCGAGAAATTTTGCATGACAGTGAGTGA